The following are from one region of the Vicugna pacos chromosome 9, VicPac4, whole genome shotgun sequence genome:
- the TMED5 gene encoding transmembrane emp24 domain-containing protein 5 isoform X2, translated as MGGEIWLPFPVVLLGALLLPGAAGFTPSLDSDFTFTLPAGQKECFYQPMPLKASLEIEYQVLDGAGLDIDFHLASPEGRTLVFEQRKSDGVHTIETEVGDYMFCFDNTFSTISEKVIFFELILDNMGEQEQEQEDWKKYITGTDMLDMKLEDILDPAIKIVFLEDVQLRMPLGIHQQYQVQTKQKWSYPNFA; from the exons ATGGGCGGCGAGATCTGGCTGCCCTTCCCGGTGGTGCTCTTGGGCGCTCTGCTGCTGCCGGGGGCGGCCGGCTTCACGCCCTCCTTAGACAGCGACTTCACGTTTACCCTTCCGGCGGGCCAGAAGGAGTGCTTCTACCAGCCCATGCCCCTGAAGGCCTCGCTGGAGATCGAGTACCAA GTTTTAGATGGAGCAGGATTAGATATTGATTTCCATCTTGCCTCTCCAGAAGGAAGAACCTTAGTTTTTGAACAAAGAAAATCAGATGGAGTTCACAC GATAGAGACAGAAGTTGGTGACTACATGTTTTGCTTTGATAATACATTCAGTACCATTTCTGAGAAGGTGATTTTCTTTGAATTAATCCTGGATAACATGGGAGAACAGGAGCAAGAACAAGAGGACTGGAAGAAATACATTACTGGCACAGATATGTTGGATATGAAACTGGAAGACATTCTG GACCCTgctataaaaatagtttttttggAAGATGTACAACTTAGAATGCCTCTTG GAATCCATCAACAGTATCAAGTCCAGACTAAGCAAAAGTGGTCATATCCAAACTTTGCTTAG
- the TMED5 gene encoding transmembrane emp24 domain-containing protein 5 isoform X1 — MGGEIWLPFPVVLLGALLLPGAAGFTPSLDSDFTFTLPAGQKECFYQPMPLKASLEIEYQVLDGAGLDIDFHLASPEGRTLVFEQRKSDGVHTIETEVGDYMFCFDNTFSTISEKVIFFELILDNMGEQEQEQEDWKKYITGTDMLDMKLEDILESINSIKSRLSKSGHIQTLLRAFEARDRNIQESNFDRVNFWSVVNLVVMVVVSAIQVYMLKSLFEDKRKSRT; from the exons ATGGGCGGCGAGATCTGGCTGCCCTTCCCGGTGGTGCTCTTGGGCGCTCTGCTGCTGCCGGGGGCGGCCGGCTTCACGCCCTCCTTAGACAGCGACTTCACGTTTACCCTTCCGGCGGGCCAGAAGGAGTGCTTCTACCAGCCCATGCCCCTGAAGGCCTCGCTGGAGATCGAGTACCAA GTTTTAGATGGAGCAGGATTAGATATTGATTTCCATCTTGCCTCTCCAGAAGGAAGAACCTTAGTTTTTGAACAAAGAAAATCAGATGGAGTTCACAC GATAGAGACAGAAGTTGGTGACTACATGTTTTGCTTTGATAATACATTCAGTACCATTTCTGAGAAGGTGATTTTCTTTGAATTAATCCTGGATAACATGGGAGAACAGGAGCAAGAACAAGAGGACTGGAAGAAATACATTACTGGCACAGATATGTTGGATATGAAACTGGAAGACATTCTG GAATCCATCAACAGTATCAAGTCCAGACTAAGCAAAAGTGGTCATATCCAAACTTTGCTTAGAGCATTTGAAGCTCGTGATCGAAACATACAAGAAAGCAACTTTGATAGAGTCAATTTCTGGTCTGTGGTTAATTTAGTAGTAATGGTGGTGGTGTCAGCCATTCAGGTTTATATGCTGAAGAGTCTGTTTGAAGATAAGAGGAAAAGTAGAACTTAA